Part of the Primulina huaijiensis isolate GDHJ02 chromosome 15, ASM1229523v2, whole genome shotgun sequence genome is shown below.
TTAAATATCTGAAAACTGAGGAAAAGGGATTATTATGATTGGTTCGGATGGAAGAATTGCCGGGTTCTCTGGGGACAAGCGCGAGCTTGGCCTTGAGATTGGGACAAGCCATTTTTGCTGTCGCTTCATTGCTTTTCATGTGTTTAGATGTTGAGTTCTACAGTTACACTGCTTTCTGGTAATTCTAAATCTTATGTTacattcttttatatataaatcTGAGTAATGAATCATTTATTTTTACTTCTTTTCTTGTAGATTATTGGATACTGATTCTTTGTAAATTGATTACAACAACCcttctttttgttttctttttagcATTCGATTGCTTGTTTCGAGTTTTTGAGTGTATAAACTTGGGTCGATCATCAACGGGGCAAAGGGATCACACGGATTCCGTCGTAACCAACTTTATGCTATCTTCCTTTCTTAATTATTGGTGGTTGTGAGTGGTTAACACATAACATCTATTGTTTGACATTTTTGAGTTGGCATTACTAAAATCCAGAATCAGATGCGTGTaagagaataaataaatattacaacttTTTTCAACTAGGAACGGAGATCAAGGAATTgcattttaatatgttaaacgCAACTAGTGGTTTTGCTATGGAGTTTGTTTGGTAAGTTGTACATATGGAGGATAATTGCGTTTGGAGTTCGTGGTGGATTATATTATGATTCTTGGGACTTGGCAGAGAGAGTGCTGTGCTCCATAGTTACACCAGTGTCATGCAAAAGGATCGGTAAATATGTCGCATCCAAACTTTTAGTTTTGctgatgattgggctcatctgTGACTCATCTCTGTGTTATTTGATTTCGTTTAAAGACGAGGAGGGATTACATGCATGCTTTTTCTTTTGATGATAAGTGAAGGTGACACCTATATATTGATAAATGGATGAAGGACAAATATGCATGATTAGTTTTTCATGGTGGATATCAAGCACTGTTCTGTGTCTTGTAATGGGAACTGGGAAGGTCGAGTATGGGAAAATGCAGTTATTTAGAGTGGTTTTCTCATACATTACCCTCATAATTAATAGGCTCTCGTGGATGGAACTGTTTTTCTACATTAGGAGACAAATAGGCTTTGACAAGAGAGAAATGATGGTTCGACATGGGAAATTTGTTTTAGTCATTAATCAACCTTTAAAGAGGTAATAAGTTAAAGACTAGGTACAGAAATAGACATAAAAGTTGGATCTTAACTATTAGGCAATCTATAGCTGATTTAATGTCATTTTTTACATGATTCTTTGCTGCTGCATTGTCCACTACACGTTTGTTAAGATAATGAATTGCTTCTGTATTGTTCTTGCACATGTGATTGCTTTTTCACATATTTGTGATAAAATTTTCTACTTGCAGCTTCTTGGTTACTATCATGGGCTTAACGATTCCATGGAGCTTGACTTTGGCTGTCGTAGATATATACTTTGCTTTCTTCAAACGCACACCTAATCAAGTTGGCATACTCATCATTGTTCTCATGGGAGATTGGGTAACTAAAAGCCTCATCAAACACATTTTTGCAACTAACAAAAACAACATCATAACATGCAAAAAACAATAAACAATTTTCTGTAGGTTCTATCGTTTCTATCGCTGGGTGCGTCTTGTTCAACAGCCAGTGTGACCAATCTTTTTCTTTCTGCTGGTGGCTTTTGCAGCCTAAAGTTATGCACACGATATCAACCGTCTGCTGCAATGGCATTCTTGTCATGGTTTCTGCTATTTGCCTCATCTCTCTTCAATCTTTGGCTTCTTCCTTCTCTATAGCTCAACTTTTACACCTCACGTTTTCCATTTTTACGGTATCCGGGTTAGGCATGCAGtgattttttgttgttgattATACATGTCAAATTTCAGTGTTGTTCATTGTaggcaatttttatttttggttgattgtttttatagatgaaatTTATACTTCGGAAAGAAACAGATGTAGAAAGTGAAATTGGAGTTGaattattgttttattattttatgagGCACACTCAATTATCGTGTATTAGTAACTTGAGACCTTGGTGTACAATTTACATGGAAATGATTACAAAATTTCATTAATCTTCCCTTTTaccatcaataataataataatgctaTAAGTGTACTTTCCAGTCAGTGGTAATTATATGTGTTATCTTTTATACATGTATTCAAGACTAAGGGTTAGAAAAAATAACGAATTTTCGGAATTGTAtagaaaaatatcaaatttatagaaattttcGGTACAACATGATATCgatatcgaaattttcggtacgataacaCTGTAATTTGAAATTCCCTTTTACCATGAACTGAACATAAATGTTGAATTAATGTATGTAAAAAATTCTGTGAAGTTTTTCAAGATATATAAATGGGAGGTTTTCAAGATATAGAAATTGGAGGTATAATTTGTATTACTAAAAATTTATTCTAGTTTAGGATTTCGTTACAATGATTACATGACTTACAATTTATAGATTTTGAACATGTGATTTTAAATTTGGGAAGATCATAGTTTTTGAACGTTGtcgtttaattaattaattaattgtgtaattcaaatattttatgggAGGACTTATCATTCCTCCTTACTATCATTTATTTGATACAATACGAAGAAAATGACTGCTCTGAATTCTGTTCCAATCAAAGGAAGGATGAAAGCCGGTCCAAATGAGCAAAAATAATGCTCAAATTTCACAAGCGTTTGACCGTTGTCTCGCGCCATAATCTCCACCCTCCCCCTTTTCTATACACCACCGCCACTTCCTACGCtccctcttcttcttctcaccATTTGCTGCATTCTGTCGTTGAAAAATGCTCTTCCATGAGCCAACTGAAAGCTATTCACGGCCAAATAATCCTCCGAGGTCTGACACACGAAATCATCACGCTCAGCAAACTCATTTCCTTCTGCGCCGTGGATCCATTCGGTGATCTTCAATATGCGCACTACCTGTTCGGAAAAATTCCCCAACGGAATCGATACATGTACAACATCTTAATAAGGGCCTCTTTGAATGACCAACAGTCGGAAAAGGCTCTCTCTCTTTACGGACAAATGGTCAATTCTGGGATTTTTCCGAACGAGTTTACGTTTCCTTTTATACTGAAAGCATGTGCTGTTCAGAAGGCATACCTGGAAGGGGTTTTGGTTCATGCGCTTGCTTTGAAATTGGGGTTTTCTGAAGCTTATGTATTTGTGCAAAATGGCTTAATCAATTTGTACGTTTGTTGTGGGAAGATTGAGTGTGCCAGGAAAGTCTTTGACGGCATTGAGTTCAGAAATTTAGTGTCATGGAACTCCGTTATTGGTGGATATGCGAAAATGGGTAGTTGGAATGAAGCATTTTGTCTTTTCCATGAGATGAGGGATGCAGGCTTCGAGCCTAATGGGCATACCCTTGTTAGTTTCCTCTCACTTTGCTCGAGAATTTACGATGTGAATCTGGGGAGGTTTGTTCattggtatattgagattaATAGGGTCGATATTGATGTTTATGTGCAAAACGCGCTTTTGGATATGTATGCCAAGTGTGGGCAGTTGCTGAAGGCTGGAGCGGTTTTTACGCGAATGGTTGATAAAAACGTGGTTTCTTGGACTTCCATGGTTAGTGCATATGCTAAACATGGATTTGTTGAATTAGCTGAGAATGTTTTTGACCAAATGCCTCTAAAAAACGTGGTTTCTTGGAATTCAATGATTTCATGTTATCTCCAAAATGGTCAATGCAAGAAATCATTAGAACTCTTTTGCCAAATGTGTAATACTGGTGTACTTCCTGATGAGACAACCATAGTTAGTGTCCTTTCGGCCTGCGGTCAACTAGGTGATTTGGTTACAGGAAAGAAACTGCATGCCTATTGCCATGATAATGAGGTAAAATCTACTGTCACTTTGTGTAATTCCCTTGTAGACATGTATGCCAAATGTGGTTCAACAGAGTTAGCTTTTGATGTCTTTCTGAACATGCCGGAGAAAAATATCGTCTCATGGAATATAATGATTAGTTCCCTTGCATTACATGGCTTTGGATATAAAGCGATCAAACTTTTTCAAGAGATGGAAACTTCTGGGATACAGCCTGATGCAATAACTTTCACTGGCTTGCTTTCTGCTTGTTGTCATTGTGGCTTAATCGATATTGGTAGATATTTCTTTAACAAAATGAGTCATGTATACAGAATACATCATGATATTGAACATTATGCGTGTATGATCGATATTCTTGGTCGTGGAGGATGCCTTGAAGAGGCCCTCTCGCTGGTTGGGAAAATGGAAATAAGGCCGGATATAGTTATTTGGGGTGCTCTGCTTGGTGCTTGCAGAATTCATAAAAATGTTCTATTTGCAAAACTAGTATTAAAGCAGATTTTGGAGCTGGAACCTTACACCGGGGGGTTGTACGTGCTCATGTCAAACATTTTTTGCGAAGCTCGACAATGGGATGACACAAAGAAGATGTGGAAACTAATGAAGGATTATGGTGTGCAAAAGCATGAAGCAGTAAGCTCGATTGAAATAAGCGGCCGGATTTCTGAATTCATGGTCGACGGCAAGAAACATGAAGCGTCTGATCTTGTATACAATGCGCTCAATCAACTGATGGATCACTTAAAATCCAAACACTACGAATTTAATGTTGCGTTATTTGCACATTATTGCTAAATGCTAAAATTTACAGTTGGGGGATGCCGAATGAAGGAATGGATCAAACAAGTCCCATTGCTTCAATGTTGATCCTAAAAGTTGGCAAATCTCTAGGGGTCAAAGTGTGTTGGTGAGGGGAACAAGCATGGTCAACAGTGGCCAGTCCCCACCTCAgtctaaaaaatttataattgagTGGAGCAAAATTTTGATAAGCCAAAATGACCAGCTGAATACATTCAAACGGGAAGCTGGAAATCTGGTTCggttaatttgaaattttgatttttatttttaaaaaattggttattcaattcgatttttgttatttttatttataaaacttCGGTTCAACCGGATCAATctatttgtaaaaaaatgaaattcaaaGCATTGCATATTTTTGTTTAGTGGTGAATTGTTTTAATGTTGTCTGTATTTAGATGTGATGATTGGATTgtgtaattttgtttaataGTAGCTGCATTTGAAGCGAAATAGTGTATTGTTTCGCATGCACTGTATACTGCtcgataatatatttaaattagtcGGTTCGGTTTTTCTGAAAAATCAGCCCATTAAGTTATCGATTTAATTAGGCCGCTTTTTAACTAGGTTCCTTCTATTTGGGTTTTGATGAAAAATTTTGTCCATTCGATCTGCTCGAGAAAAAAATTCGGTTTATTCGATTTTCGTGCTGATGATCCTTCAGTTCACCCCCTCTCATTTCCAATTCTGGGGGTACTCCTGAGCAACTTATCGGGAAAACCCACCGACAATTTTTGAAGtataaagaaattcaaaatgGATAATTTTCCCGAtgaatttctttaatttatataCTACTTTTTACGTCATGATTAGTATGTCGCCAAGTTCCTCACGGTGGCCATAGACATGGCGACATAACAAGCAACCCATGCAGAAATAAGAcaacatttttttatgttataatataattgttacaCCTATAATAGATAAACTAAGCTTAGTTGTGATGATTTAGTTGACAATTTCGTGCAACAACAAAAAACGAAGAGTACGAACATTTTTCGTTATTATATTTAGATTATATATgttatttcttataatttaatcaatttaCGTAGTATATTGGTTTATTAACTTAGATATTGATGATAATTATGTATGTTTAAATATCAGTTTGTttgtaatatatttatttatatttgataaaaatatttatataggACATTCCCCTAAAAATTAGCCCTAGAAcctccaatttttttaaaatgaacttGAATATGGGTGGTACACTGTATCGTATCATACAAAATAATACATCTCATATACAGTACCAAAATTACGATATNTAGTTCGATATCGATATCATattatataccgaaaatttcgataaatttcatatttttcaatataattccaaaaattattattttttccaatttttaatCTTGAATACATGTATAAAAGATAACACATATAATTATCGCTCTGACAGAAAAGTACACAtatatcatcattattattattattcatttatttatttaagatgaatataatatattatagatCACAAAGAGATACATTTACAATCTAAATAGACACAAGATGGAGAAATCTTGTGgctatgattattattattcgaaaggatcattattttatatgatacaTGAATTTTAGTGGATTATACATTatgatacataaaatatatgttggtCCAACAAGGTTTTAAATTCTAGAATTTCCTTTAACAATTTGAAGtctttttaagtttttatttatcCATACACCATCCATTGGCActctatatattattatttaataatatagataaTGCGTATTGGAGATTCAAAATGATGAATTGCttgattattaatttcttttcaaTGGATCTGAAGCGCATGCATAaccatatattattattatttaataatatagataaTGCGATCAtaatagaattaattaattaattaaaagcatGGTTTATATTTACTTACATTTCATGTCGGGGAAGCTTCGATATGGGTGCTGgagattataattaaaaaataatattggcCCGCCACTTTCtatgattataattattttgattaatttcaaCGGACATCATCATATTATGTTTGAAATTTAAGGTTATTCTATGGGTTTACGTTTAATCTGTCGGAGAATATGccaaaatatttaaacaaaaaaaaatcagaaattgTTGGACAAAAAGGACGCTTCGCAGCTATTAAATATTGCCTCAGATTtggaaatataaaatataatattaacttttaattaacCAGCATTCGAGTTTCATGTAAATATGATACATGCACACAAACACAACTATATGGTATAATAGTATTTCAGTTCGAtacaaaaattattgttttatttaattattgattaagaatttgtatttgaataattattaaaattattgatgtaatataataattgtatttaaaattttaaaattattataaaaaatattatatcaaaaatgtttatataatttaagATGACGACGTttaaataatgataacaatgtcaaattgaattatttatctTAGTTAAGTGAAACTGTtaccaataaaaaatatatcttaaaaatcatatattattttgtctatgtaaatttaaacaataaataaatattttaagaggtcaaaaattttgtcatttagtaaatgaataaatttgattacaaaatttaattatttttctaaacatgTTTAAAAAGTGGCTAATATTGGAGTCGATTTGCCAGTGAGTTGCGCCAACTTGTATCCGTATAATTGAGTCCCAATTGAACCTTTTTCTTCTTGTTGAGAATGCTAATGTCCTAAAAACTACCAATACAAATATCATGGCTTGTCTGATGAcccaataattaatatattattatgaataaaaatacaataaaaatattatctacGTGGCTGTGTGCATGTTTTGCAGCGCAGCTTCGTGAGAGTTGCCAAGCTCCAGCTTGTCCCATTGATAAATAAATCTTTCAAGCTACGATtcgttttattaaaatttgtattcctatattaatttattacaaTATGAATATTTGTCGATCCATCTATCACATGCTCGAtcaagttttggtatatattatacatatgaAACAATACCAAAACTTCTGTGAGATAGTATTACacgtcaattttatgagacaaatcTATAACTCGATCTGATGCACgaaaaatttttttactttttatcctaaaaatattatttttcgttTTAAACGTCGTTCGAAAGATTATTTCTTTATTCAAAGAATGAGTACTTGTTCTGACTAAAttagttagttttttttttgaataaattaatcAATGAGAGTTGCATGATAATTTAAGTAgaatgtatttaaatttttgtattatatttttcgtaattttcgtttttattcttaAAGTTATTATGATATGCTTTTTTATCGTTGTATATATAATAGGAAAGAAATTTTACCCATCATAGAAAAGATGGTTGGCTACGCCCCTAGACACAAATAACTTTATGATTCTTGATTCATTTgcttatatttcttttttattccaacaatgtatatatatatcacttactttttaaaaaaaatatgc
Proteins encoded:
- the LOC140958664 gene encoding CASP-like protein ARALYDRAFT_485429 — translated: MEELPGSLGTSASLALRLGQAIFAVASLLFMCLDVEFYSYTAFCFLVTIMGLTIPWSLTLAVVDIYFAFFKRTPNQVGILIIVLMGDWVLSFLSLGASCSTASVTNLFLSAGGFCSLKLCTRYQPSAAMAFLSWFLLFASSLFNLWLLPSL
- the LOC140958572 gene encoding pentatricopeptide repeat-containing protein At2g29760, chloroplastic-like, producing MLKFHKRLTVVSRHNLHPPPFLYTTATSYAPSSSSHHLLHSVVEKCSSMSQLKAIHGQIILRGLTHEIITLSKLISFCAVDPFGDLQYAHYLFGKIPQRNRYMYNILIRASLNDQQSEKALSLYGQMVNSGIFPNEFTFPFILKACAVQKAYLEGVLVHALALKLGFSEAYVFVQNGLINLYVCCGKIECARKVFDGIEFRNLVSWNSVIGGYAKMGSWNEAFCLFHEMRDAGFEPNGHTLVSFLSLCSRIYDVNLGRFVHWYIEINRVDIDVYVQNALLDMYAKCGQLLKAGAVFTRMVDKNVVSWTSMVSAYAKHGFVELAENVFDQMPLKNVVSWNSMISCYLQNGQCKKSLELFCQMCNTGVLPDETTIVSVLSACGQLGDLVTGKKLHAYCHDNEVKSTVTLCNSLVDMYAKCGSTELAFDVFLNMPEKNIVSWNIMISSLALHGFGYKAIKLFQEMETSGIQPDAITFTGLLSACCHCGLIDIGRYFFNKMSHVYRIHHDIEHYACMIDILGRGGCLEEALSLVGKMEIRPDIVIWGALLGACRIHKNVLFAKLVLKQILELEPYTGGLYVLMSNIFCEARQWDDTKKMWKLMKDYGVQKHEAVSSIEISGRISEFMVDGKKHEASDLVYNALNQLMDHLKSKHYEFNVALFAHYC